One window of Deltaproteobacteria bacterium genomic DNA carries:
- a CDS encoding extracellular solute-binding protein, whose protein sequence is MKCSTRVAIVLTLALAAPVMAQDAKLIDAAKKEGGKVVVYGSLENDTMDLLSAAFKKKTGLEVAYWRDAANKVTDRIGAEARAGKPQADLVLTTTSTLRLIQKDGLLAKYDSPAAKAFPKTVIDPELGPAYRSTVIGVVYHTGIIKPADGPKSLEDLVKPQYKGKVVVPDPSLHTTTAQWLASLHKIMGKEKAEKFIHDLAASKPLLVPSLTPAGERITTGETPIGIAFLKNVVFYGRTGVPLDYVRLGKFMGDGQSISMANKAPHPNAGKVFIDYFLGEESLKIMANIGEFVTRKGIYPPLPDANKIQMVDMIDMDKEAFAQKMAEYKKIFLQ, encoded by the coding sequence ATGAAATGTTCGACCCGAGTGGCGATCGTGCTGACTTTGGCGCTGGCGGCGCCGGTGATGGCGCAGGATGCCAAGCTGATCGACGCGGCGAAGAAAGAGGGCGGCAAAGTGGTGGTCTATGGTTCGCTGGAGAACGACACCATGGATTTGCTGTCGGCGGCTTTTAAAAAGAAGACTGGACTGGAAGTGGCTTACTGGCGCGACGCCGCCAACAAGGTGACCGACCGGATTGGCGCTGAGGCGCGGGCCGGCAAACCGCAAGCCGACCTAGTGTTGACCACGACTTCGACTTTGCGCTTGATTCAAAAAGATGGCTTGTTGGCGAAGTACGATTCGCCGGCGGCCAAGGCATTTCCCAAAACCGTCATCGATCCCGAACTCGGTCCGGCCTATCGCAGCACGGTGATCGGCGTCGTCTATCATACCGGGATCATCAAACCTGCCGATGGACCGAAGTCCCTCGAAGATCTGGTCAAGCCACAGTACAAGGGCAAGGTCGTGGTTCCCGATCCAAGTCTGCACACGACGACGGCCCAATGGCTGGCGAGCTTGCACAAGATCATGGGCAAGGAGAAAGCGGAAAAGTTTATTCACGACCTGGCCGCGTCCAAACCATTGCTGGTTCCGTCGCTGACCCCGGCGGGCGAACGCATCACCACCGGCGAGACACCCATTGGTATCGCCTTTCTCAAGAACGTAGTTTTTTACGGCCGCACCGGTGTGCCGCTCGATTACGTGCGCTTGGGAAAATTCATGGGCGACGGCCAATCGATTTCGATGGCCAACAAGGCGCCGCATCCCAATGCCGGCAAAGTCTTCATCGATTATTTCCTCGGCGAAGAAAGCCTTAAGATCATGGCCAACATCGGCGAATTCGTCACCCGCAAAGGCATCTATCCACCGCTACCCGACGCCAACAAGATTCAGATGGTCGATATGATCGACATGGACAAAGAAGCGTTCGCGCAGAAGATGGCGGAGTATAAAAAGATATTCCTGCAATAG
- a CDS encoding NAD(P)/FAD-dependent oxidoreductase yields the protein MVDSEWDIILIGAGQNNFALGTYLAKAGLKTVICESRLENGGRLASEEITRPGYWHNTLAYFQDNREVSPPWRELGWDNGHHAEFVSPPAISSLLFCDGSSISQHQSLENTVTSIKRFSTKDGETWRQVHRRFHQCIRDYLIPYYYQAPQAGAATLQSLASQPDGDEFLRLWRMTPREVVDEFFDADAVKTLVLSQMAIPRGIGVDYAGGGIEVLKLIAGDERPELARGGSHSIAQVLQRAYVDAGGQIRAVHHVEKILVNDDGRAVGVRLRDGREWQARLAVVSNSDPYSTFVEMVGEDYLPRTFVERVKDIQVDEFSYFQVHLALKAPVRYALHEANDPAVAQAMNVNIGPEKPSDIDEMWNEIRAGEFPVHGCLHAICPTAFDPLQAPRGKHTASLFMPVPFQLKGKQPQDWVKLKKGFMDAVLKIWRGYATNLTDDNIEMKVAMEPFYMSQRWPNLRRGSVWVARKIPTQMGEQRPIEQISDYRTPIAGLYQVGVAMHPADAVIAGSGYNCWRAMKEDLKL from the coding sequence GTGGTTGATAGTGAATGGGACATTATCCTGATCGGTGCGGGGCAAAATAATTTTGCTCTCGGCACCTATCTTGCCAAAGCGGGGCTTAAGACCGTTATCTGCGAGAGCCGGTTGGAAAACGGCGGGCGGCTCGCGAGCGAAGAGATTACCCGGCCCGGCTACTGGCATAATACGCTTGCCTACTTTCAAGACAATCGCGAAGTCTCGCCGCCTTGGCGGGAGCTGGGCTGGGACAATGGCCACCATGCCGAGTTCGTTTCACCGCCGGCGATCAGTTCGCTGCTTTTTTGCGACGGCAGTTCGATATCCCAACACCAATCGCTGGAAAATACCGTTACTTCGATCAAACGTTTTTCGACCAAGGACGGGGAGACTTGGCGACAAGTGCATCGGCGCTTCCACCAATGCATCCGCGACTATTTGATTCCTTACTATTATCAAGCGCCCCAGGCGGGCGCCGCCACGTTGCAATCATTGGCCAGCCAGCCGGATGGCGACGAGTTTCTGCGGCTATGGCGTATGACGCCACGGGAAGTGGTGGATGAATTCTTTGACGCCGACGCGGTGAAGACGTTGGTGCTGTCGCAGATGGCGATACCGCGCGGAATCGGCGTCGACTACGCCGGCGGCGGCATCGAAGTCTTAAAGTTGATCGCCGGCGATGAGCGGCCGGAGTTGGCGCGCGGGGGTTCCCATTCGATCGCGCAAGTGTTGCAGCGCGCTTACGTCGACGCGGGTGGCCAGATTCGCGCCGTGCATCACGTTGAGAAAATCCTCGTCAACGACGACGGCCGGGCAGTCGGTGTGCGCTTGCGCGATGGGCGCGAGTGGCAGGCGCGCTTGGCGGTGGTGTCGAATAGCGATCCCTATTCCACCTTCGTCGAAATGGTCGGAGAGGATTATTTGCCGCGGACTTTTGTCGAGCGCGTGAAAGATATTCAGGTCGACGAGTTTTCATACTTCCAGGTGCATCTCGCTCTGAAAGCGCCGGTTCGCTATGCGCTGCATGAAGCGAATGATCCGGCAGTCGCTCAGGCGATGAACGTGAATATCGGACCGGAGAAGCCATCAGACATTGACGAGATGTGGAACGAGATTCGCGCCGGCGAGTTTCCCGTGCATGGGTGTTTGCATGCGATCTGTCCGACCGCGTTCGATCCGCTGCAAGCGCCAAGAGGGAAGCATACCGCTTCGCTGTTTATGCCAGTGCCATTTCAGTTGAAGGGAAAACAACCGCAGGATTGGGTCAAGCTCAAGAAAGGCTTCATGGATGCGGTATTAAAAATCTGGCGCGGCTATGCGACCAATCTGACCGATGACAACATCGAGATGAAAGTTGCCATGGAGCCGTTCTACATGTCGCAGCGCTGGCCGAACCTGCGCCGCGGTTCCGTCTGGGTCGCGCGAAAGATTCCGACTCAGATGGGCGAGCAGCGGCCCATCGAGCAGATATCGGATTATCGCACGCCGATTGCCGGGCTCTATCAAGTTGGCGTAGCAATGCATCCGGCCGACGCGGTGATCGCGGGTTCGGGGTATAACTGCTGGCGGGCGATGAAAGAAGATCTGAAGCTTTGA
- a CDS encoding 3-oxoacyl-ACP reductase FabG, producing MRLAGKVAIVTGGARHIGAAYCRRLAKEGAAVVIADVLDGDAVASEIRSQGGKALALKIDVSKEEDTNRMAAEAVKAFGRIDILVNNAAIFINIQRHPFYEISGEEWDKVSAVNIKGPFLCAKAVYRQMKEQKSGKIINISSSTAYWGTPNFLHYVASKAALIGMTRSLAREVGAYGICVNAIAPGLVEHEGQNAPKALTELQLKERSIKRLQTPDDLMGTLVFLCSSDSDFMTGQSIVVDGGSVFH from the coding sequence ATGAGATTGGCTGGGAAGGTTGCCATTGTTACCGGCGGTGCGCGTCATATCGGTGCGGCGTACTGCCGGCGCTTGGCGAAAGAAGGCGCGGCGGTCGTTATCGCTGACGTTCTTGACGGCGACGCGGTCGCCAGTGAGATTCGCTCGCAGGGTGGCAAAGCGCTCGCGCTCAAGATCGACGTGTCGAAGGAAGAGGATACGAACAGAATGGCGGCTGAAGCCGTGAAAGCATTCGGCCGAATCGATATTCTGGTCAACAACGCGGCGATCTTCATCAACATCCAACGACATCCGTTTTACGAAATTAGCGGCGAAGAGTGGGACAAAGTTTCAGCGGTTAACATCAAGGGTCCGTTTCTTTGCGCCAAGGCGGTCTATCGGCAGATGAAGGAGCAGAAGAGCGGCAAGATCATCAACATTTCTTCTTCAACCGCATACTGGGGCACGCCCAACTTTCTTCACTACGTTGCTTCGAAAGCCGCGCTGATCGGCATGACGCGTTCGTTGGCGCGCGAAGTTGGCGCTTATGGCATCTGCGTTAACGCTATCGCGCCGGGCTTAGTCGAGCATGAGGGGCAGAATGCGCCCAAGGCGTTGACCGAGCTTCAGCTCAAAGAGCGCTCGATCAAGCGGCTGCAAACGCCGGACGATTTGATGGGCACGCTGGTATTTCTTTGCTCGTCGGACAGTGACTTCATGACCGGGCAGTCGATTGTCGTTGACGGTGGGAGTGTGTTTCACTAG
- a CDS encoding glycosyl hydrolase, translating into MAVCLSPNGTTLFVSHQRAQEVLVGTVRGVATIGRVSDNRWEVVRESLTDCHIGSLMIEPASGLVFAGAHGGTLYASSDLGKTWTPRNKGITHDHIYCLSYAQVAGKAVLYAGTEPAHLYRSDDLGESWHEIPGIRNVPSVAKWTFPAPPHIGHVKNIAFDPSDARTVYVSIEQGGLLRSCDGGTSWSELQGFHDDVHRLAVKQSDPKCLYMANGDGLFHSRDGGANWAQLTTRSMRIGYPDGLVIHPEREDLMFMSGGIDAPSKWRANRTANSRIARSRDGAKTWEMLEHGLPEHLRANTEALMMEVWDRSFALFVGTTDGEIYYSDDEGDHWSKIISGLAPVSKGRHYRNLNEVAA; encoded by the coding sequence ATGGCGGTATGTCTATCACCCAACGGCACCACGCTGTTCGTTTCTCACCAGCGAGCGCAGGAAGTCTTGGTTGGCACGGTGCGCGGCGTGGCAACGATCGGCAGAGTGAGCGACAACAGGTGGGAGGTGGTGCGCGAATCACTAACCGATTGCCATATCGGTTCGCTGATGATCGAGCCGGCGAGTGGGTTGGTGTTTGCCGGCGCCCATGGTGGCACACTCTACGCCAGCAGCGATCTGGGCAAAACCTGGACGCCCAGAAACAAGGGCATAACTCATGATCACATTTATTGCTTGAGCTATGCTCAAGTGGCTGGCAAGGCCGTGCTTTATGCCGGCACGGAACCCGCACATTTGTATCGGAGCGACGATCTGGGCGAGAGCTGGCATGAAATTCCCGGAATCCGCAATGTGCCCAGTGTGGCGAAATGGACGTTTCCAGCGCCGCCGCATATCGGTCATGTCAAAAATATTGCTTTCGATCCGAGCGATGCTCGGACGGTTTATGTGAGTATCGAGCAGGGCGGACTTCTGCGCAGTTGCGACGGCGGTACGTCGTGGAGCGAATTGCAAGGATTTCATGACGACGTGCACCGGCTAGCGGTCAAGCAGAGCGATCCGAAATGTCTTTACATGGCGAACGGCGATGGACTTTTTCACAGCCGGGATGGCGGTGCGAATTGGGCGCAGTTGACCACCCGGTCGATGAGAATCGGCTATCCGGACGGTCTGGTGATCCATCCCGAACGCGAGGATCTGATGTTTATGTCCGGCGGAATCGATGCGCCGAGCAAGTGGCGCGCGAACCGGACGGCGAATTCTCGAATCGCGCGCAGCCGAGACGGGGCGAAAACCTGGGAAATGCTCGAGCACGGCTTGCCCGAACATCTGCGTGCGAACACCGAGGCGCTGATGATGGAAGTGTGGGATCGATCGTTTGCGCTTTTTGTCGGCACGACGGACGGCGAGATTTATTACAGCGACGACGAAGGAGATCATTGGAGCAAAATTATCTCGGGTCTCGCGCCGGTGTCCAAGGGGAGACACTACCGCAACCTTAACGAAGTGGCGGCTTAG
- a CDS encoding ATPase: protein MTSQEKLKKIREELKQQFLERADVIDGSLAALLSAHHLLIIGPPGTAKSMLADELCRRIEGADYFQWLLTRFTTPEEVFGAVSLKALEQDDYRRVTSRKLPEAHIAFLDEIFKANSSILNSILTLINERLFHNGKEVVKVPLLTLFGASNELPEEEELTALYDRFLLRFVVGYIAEDFRFLRMLESHKAAERTILTLDELSELQKLASAVAIPPHVYRGIADIRRELNKKNILASDRRYRQSLALLQAYAYLEGESEVFEKHLFFLEHVLWRDPAEHETVRNTIRELLLGYEEEITELLYESREIREAAFQPGHTSDERARALIEYHTKLKNIMTKVDQIKDKAQRMGRPLDRVNSVRGEIEQLQKEMLERF, encoded by the coding sequence ATGACATCGCAAGAAAAGCTAAAAAAAATCCGCGAAGAGTTAAAGCAGCAATTCCTCGAACGCGCCGATGTCATCGACGGCTCCCTGGCTGCTTTGCTATCGGCACATCACTTACTGATCATCGGCCCGCCGGGCACGGCCAAGTCCATGCTCGCCGACGAACTGTGCCGGCGTATCGAAGGGGCCGACTACTTTCAGTGGCTGCTGACACGCTTCACCACGCCGGAAGAAGTTTTCGGCGCGGTAAGCTTGAAGGCCCTGGAGCAAGACGATTACCGCCGGGTGACCAGCCGCAAGCTGCCGGAAGCGCACATCGCCTTCCTCGATGAAATCTTCAAGGCCAACTCGTCGATCTTGAATTCGATCTTGACGCTGATCAACGAGCGGTTGTTTCATAACGGCAAAGAAGTCGTCAAAGTACCGCTGCTAACACTGTTCGGTGCCAGCAACGAGCTTCCCGAAGAGGAAGAGCTGACCGCGCTCTATGACCGCTTTCTCTTGCGTTTCGTCGTCGGCTACATCGCCGAGGACTTCCGTTTTCTGCGCATGTTGGAGTCACACAAGGCCGCCGAGCGCACCATCCTGACGCTTGACGAATTATCGGAGTTGCAAAAGCTGGCCAGCGCGGTGGCGATCCCGCCTCATGTCTATCGTGGCATCGCCGACATCCGCCGCGAACTCAACAAGAAGAACATCCTGGCGTCCGACCGGCGCTACCGCCAATCCCTGGCGCTACTGCAAGCCTACGCCTATCTCGAAGGTGAAAGCGAAGTATTCGAGAAGCATTTGTTTTTTCTCGAGCATGTGTTGTGGCGCGACCCCGCCGAGCATGAAACCGTGCGCAATACGATCCGCGAGTTACTGCTCGGCTACGAAGAAGAGATAACCGAGCTGCTCTACGAATCGCGGGAAATCCGCGAAGCGGCGTTCCAACCGGGCCACACCAGCGACGAACGCGCCCGGGCGCTGATCGAGTATCACACCAAGCTCAAGAACATCATGACCAAGGTCGACCAGATTAAGGACAAAGCCCAACGCATGGGCCGGCCGTTGGACCGGGTCAATTCGGTACGCGGCGAGATCGAG
- a CDS encoding NAD(P)/FAD-dependent oxidoreductase, translated as MAKILEYDGVVIGAGHNGMICAGYLAKCGQKIMVVEKNMEVGGGLDSHEDRNYAGFWHNIHSVFHRGLMMLPWYKDLELENFGIHYYRPDPGVVHHFLDKTYLGWFSDVKRTVETIERFSKKDAASFMDIWTRWQPVVQKIVFTETYAVPLPFAEKKPLLEKTVEGREYLKYFDTTPEEFVLKHFEHPRVRAFIGFLGVMRGYELDAPQTGYLIPAMIAWGVNPQLCRGTSHALGDNLAHMMSHNHVDYIEANGVERILVEKGQATAVVLEDGTVIKARKFIASNVNPVETFIKLVGRENLDTKFAELADGFRFSKTTPIFATNLALNERPRYITEEKHPEVAGSFMHIVGLEDYEDLQNLFEDCRNGQLPRKPFMNGATPSFHDPTQAPPGKATAFMWQLMTYNLWGNPLNWDKARDDWFKKQLAVWQKFAPNLDEKNILSTDSTTPLDIERHDKNMYCGDWMVGEYSGDQALENRPFRGWGQYKTPIDGLFLCGSSCHPGGNITGAPGYNAAKVIAESLGLKTWWNPVDFREHLKGMT; from the coding sequence ATGGCGAAAATATTAGAATACGACGGCGTCGTCATCGGCGCCGGCCACAACGGCATGATCTGCGCCGGTTATTTGGCTAAGTGCGGGCAGAAGATCATGGTGGTCGAGAAGAACATGGAAGTCGGCGGCGGTCTCGATTCCCACGAGGATCGCAACTATGCCGGCTTCTGGCATAATATCCACTCGGTGTTTCACCGCGGACTGATGATGCTGCCGTGGTACAAGGATCTGGAGTTGGAGAACTTCGGTATTCACTATTACCGTCCCGATCCGGGCGTGGTGCATCATTTTCTCGACAAGACTTATCTCGGCTGGTTCTCAGACGTTAAGAGAACCGTCGAGACCATCGAACGTTTTTCCAAAAAAGACGCCGCGTCCTTCATGGACATCTGGACGCGCTGGCAGCCGGTGGTGCAGAAGATTGTCTTCACCGAGACCTACGCCGTGCCCCTGCCATTCGCAGAAAAGAAACCGCTGTTAGAAAAAACCGTCGAAGGCCGGGAGTATCTAAAATATTTCGACACCACGCCGGAAGAGTTCGTGCTGAAACACTTCGAGCATCCGCGCGTGCGTGCGTTTATCGGTTTTCTCGGTGTCATGCGCGGCTACGAACTTGACGCGCCCCAGACCGGTTATCTGATTCCGGCGATGATCGCCTGGGGCGTCAATCCGCAGTTGTGCCGCGGCACATCCCACGCGCTAGGCGACAACCTGGCGCACATGATGTCGCACAATCACGTCGACTACATCGAAGCCAACGGCGTCGAGCGCATTTTGGTCGAGAAAGGGCAGGCGACCGCGGTGGTGCTGGAAGACGGCACGGTGATCAAGGCGCGCAAGTTCATCGCCTCCAATGTCAATCCGGTGGAGACTTTCATCAAACTGGTTGGCCGGGAGAATTTGGATACCAAGTTTGCCGAACTGGCGGACGGCTTTCGTTTCTCCAAGACGACGCCGATCTTCGCGACCAATCTGGCGCTCAACGAGAGGCCACGGTATATAACCGAGGAAAAACATCCTGAAGTCGCGGGCTCGTTCATGCACATCGTTGGCTTGGAAGATTACGAAGACTTGCAGAATCTATTCGAGGATTGCCGCAACGGTCAGTTGCCGCGCAAACCGTTCATGAATGGCGCGACGCCGTCGTTTCACGATCCAACCCAAGCGCCGCCGGGCAAAGCGACGGCGTTCATGTGGCAGTTGATGACTTACAATCTTTGGGGCAATCCGCTGAATTGGGACAAGGCGCGCGACGATTGGTTCAAGAAACAACTCGCCGTCTGGCAAAAGTTCGCGCCCAATCTCGACGAGAAGAATATTCTCTCCACCGATTCGACCACGCCCCTCGACATCGAGCGCCATGACAAGAACATGTACTGCGGCGATTGGATGGTCGGCGAATATTCCGGCGATCAAGCGTTGGAGAATCGGCCGTTCCGCGGTTGGGGTCAATACAAGACGCCGATTGACGGATTATTTCTCTGCGGGTCGTCATGTCATCCCGGCGGCAATATCACTGGCGCGCCTGGCTACAACGCCGCGAAAGTGATCGCTGAGTCGCTCGGGTTGAAAACTTGGTGGAATCCGGTGGATTTTCGTGAACATCTGAAAGGGATGACATGA